A window of the Parambassis ranga chromosome 17, fParRan2.1, whole genome shotgun sequence genome harbors these coding sequences:
- the apoda.1 gene encoding apolipoprotein Da, duplicate 1, which yields MKSSLVFLLALVLPAVRAQVPHWGPCPEPAVQSSFTLKQFMGRWFEIAKLPAQFEKGRCIETNFTLKTDNSIRVVSSEILKGELRKIEGTGVIEDMKNPAKMGISYSYVLPYSPYWILSTDYVNSALVYSCTDVLRLFHVDFAWILSRTRTLPDATIEKAREVFTSNNIDVSRMIPSRQQGCDKTL from the exons ATGAAGTCGTCTCTTGTTTTCCTTCTTGCACTCGTCCTCCCTGCAGTCAGGGCTCAGGTTCCCCACTGGGGCCCATGTCCAGAACCAGCAGTCCAGTCCAGCTTCACTCTCAAACAG TTCATGGGGAGATGGTTTGAAATTGCCAAACTGCCAGCCCAGTTTGAGAAGGGACGCTGCATTGAAACCAATTTCACTCTAAAGACAGACAACTCCATTCGAGTGGTCAGCTCGGAAATTCT GAAAGGAGAGCTGAGGAAAATTGAGGGGACCGGTGTGATAGAGGACATGAAGAACCCGGCTAAGATGGGAATCAGTTATTCCTATG TCCTTCCCTACTCGCCTTACTGGATCCTGTCCACTGACTATGTGAACTCAGCCCTGGTGTATTCCTGCACTGACGTGCTCAGGCTTTTCCACGTTGACTTTGCCTGGATCCTGAGCCGAACACGGACCCTGCCAGACGCCACCATTGAGAAAGCCAGGGAGGTCTTCACCAGTAACAACATTGACGTGAGCAGGATGATTCCCAGCAGGCAGCAGGGCTGTGACAAAACCCTCTGA
- the and2 gene encoding actinodin2: MARVGRPALSLIHTGLLVAIVLLPDFLGAVPVEQHKQEEVAAVSDVKAEAMANLKNLVRNRRSVPVWAVPQLKRVPDFWGWYKYFMDTHNQEGVEDLDRLYRAFLQNKHRSEEGPSFNHYLKHLSEIYKTCADSDDPECIAEFTSKPKAAVVMPAHIKSAPVRMCNPYVDPYCLFPLVPNAPIPKPEPEPAPVKVPAPILSPFLPMPLKSPTGFYYYAPVLEPFLSAEQRVELLRICNAEDVECLQYHLRAAYGYRPAPGPSPSYAALKCDPKDPYCMPLLVQKAPTGFYHLMYPSCDPAVDPLCVANAAAPGALTSGEAPKEQQCNPLFDAGCNPLTATKMSGLTKPVLEYPLGDEPAPPAAPLSCDPRTDPFCILAAAAALRRPPPQIPEHQVRYKLGVPGKTKEGYDCYVHYDKDCTPVKSGSVAKADIKAPAKPLCHPFDPSCGKFASPSGVEAPKPGKDGIILPDPDCDPEFDYNCRLRRAEPAADAADEPAAAEEKAADEPAKEAASPRFEDFLRGVMRQHK; this comes from the exons ATGGCACGTGTTGGACGTCCAGCGCTTTCCCTCATCCACACAGGGCTGCTGGTAGCCATCGTTTTATTACCAG ACTTTCTGGGGGCCGTTCCAGTGGAGCAGCACAAGCAGGAGGAAG TGGCTGCGGTGTCTGATGTGAAAGCCGAGGCCATGGCCAACCTGAAAAACCTGGTTCGTAACAGGAGAAGCGTCCCCGTCTGGGCTGTGCCTCAGCTCAAACGCGTGCCTGACTTCTGGGGATGGTACAAGTACTTCATGGACACCCACAACCAGGAGGGA GTGGAGGATCTTGACCGTCTGTACAGGGCCTTTCTGCAGAACAAGCACAGGTCAGAGGAAGGACCCAGCTTCAACCACTACCTCAAGCACCTCAGTGAAATCTACAAGACTTGTGCTGATTCTGATGACCCTGAGTGCATCGCCGAGTTCACCAGCAAGCCAAAGGCCGCCGTGGTGATGCCTGCCCACATCAAATCTGCTCCCGTCAGGATGTGCAACCCCTACGTCGACCCCTACTGCCTCTTTCCTCTTGTCCCCAATGCTCCCATCCCCAAACCAGAGCCTGAGCCAGCTCCAGTCAAGGTGCCAGCTCCtattctctctcctttcctgcCCATGCCCCTCAAGAGCCCCACTGGTTTCTACTACTACGCCCCCGTCCTGGAACCCTTCCTGAGTGCTGAGCAGAGGGTCGAGCTGCTGAGGATCTGCAATGCTGAAGATGTAGAGTGTCTGCAGTACCACTTGAGAGCTGCCTATGGCTACCGCCCCGCCCCTGGCCCTTCTCCATCTTATGCTGCCCTCAAATGTGACCCCAAGGACCCTTACTGCATGCCCCTCCTGGTGCAGAAGGCCCCCACTGGCTTCTACCACCTGATGTACCCCAGCTGTGATCCGGCAGTCGATCCTCTGTGTGTAGCCaatgctgctgctcctggtgCCTTGACTTCTGGGGAGGCCCCGAAAGAGCAGCAGTGCAACCCTCTGTTCGACGCTGGCTGCAACCCACTGACTGCCACAAAGATGTCTGGCCTCACCAAACCTGTCCTGGAGTACCCCCTCGGTGATGAGCCtgcacctcctgctgctcctctgtcctGCGACCCTCGCACCGACCCCTTCTGCATTCTAGCAGCCGCCGCTGCCCTGCGCAGGCCCCCTCCGCAGATCCCCGAGCACCAG GTCCGCTACAAGCTTGGCGTCCCAGGCAAGACCAAGGAGGGCTACGACTGCTATGTGCACTATGACAAAGACTGCACTCCAGTCAAGTCTGGCTCTGTGGCCAAGGCCGACATCAAGGCTCCAGCCAAGCCTCTCTGCCACCCGTTTGACCCCAGTTGTGGCAAGTTTGCTTCACCTTCTGGTGTCGAAGCCCCAAAACCCGGCAAGGACGGCATAATCCTGCCCGATCCTGACTGCGACCCAGAGTTTGACTACAACTGCCGCCTGCGCCGTGCGGAGCctgctgcagatgctgctgatgAGCCTGCTGCCGCTGAGGAAAAGGCTGCCGACGAGCCCGCCAAAGAGGCTGCTTCCCCACGCTTTGAAGATTTCCTCAGGGGTGTCATGAGGCAGCACAAATAG